One genomic window of Pseudoxanthomonas sp. includes the following:
- a CDS encoding heparan-alpha-glucosaminide N-acetyltransferase domain-containing protein, translating to MSAVGAAAPDKPGRERFLSLDVFRGLTIFVMILVNTAGPGAASYAQLSHTKWFGFTLADLVFPTFLFVTGNALAFTAGGGSERDFLLRTGKRAALIFLCGFLMYWYPFVHQAADGGWAFNAFGQTRVMGVLQRIALCYFAGALAVRYLPLRALPVLAIGLLLAYWGILYGFGAAGAELDKLGNAGTRLDLWLLGRDHLYRKDGGFDPEGVLGTLPAIVNVIGGFLAGRFLMTAGKTPRAVRLMLTAGVALVLLALAWHPLFPIAKKLWTGSFVLLTVGLDLLLLGACVGWIELGGHAGGSSFFTAMGKNPLAIYLFSELFVVTLQLVRVAPGMGLYDWVGISVFQALTPGPLGSFLCALAYTLACWALAWWLDRRRIYIRL from the coding sequence ATGAGTGCAGTGGGTGCGGCTGCGCCCGACAAGCCGGGGCGTGAGCGCTTCCTGTCGCTGGACGTGTTCCGTGGGCTGACCATTTTCGTGATGATCCTGGTGAACACCGCCGGCCCCGGTGCCGCTTCCTATGCGCAGCTCTCGCATACGAAGTGGTTCGGTTTCACCCTGGCCGACCTGGTGTTTCCCACGTTCCTGTTCGTCACCGGCAATGCGTTGGCGTTCACCGCCGGCGGTGGCAGCGAGCGTGACTTCCTGCTGCGAACGGGCAAGCGTGCGGCGCTGATCTTCCTGTGCGGGTTCCTGATGTACTGGTATCCGTTCGTGCACCAGGCAGCGGATGGCGGCTGGGCGTTCAACGCCTTCGGCCAGACCCGGGTGATGGGCGTGCTGCAGCGGATCGCGCTGTGCTATTTCGCCGGTGCACTGGCAGTCCGCTACCTGCCGCTACGCGCGTTGCCGGTGCTGGCCATCGGCCTGCTGCTGGCGTACTGGGGCATCCTGTATGGGTTCGGCGCAGCGGGTGCGGAACTGGACAAGCTCGGCAATGCCGGCACCCGGCTGGACCTGTGGCTGCTGGGTCGCGACCACCTGTATCGCAAGGATGGCGGCTTCGATCCGGAAGGCGTGCTGGGCACGCTGCCGGCCATCGTCAATGTGATCGGTGGCTTCCTGGCGGGGCGCTTCCTGATGACTGCAGGCAAGACCCCGCGCGCGGTGCGGCTAATGCTGACGGCTGGCGTGGCGCTGGTGTTGCTGGCGCTGGCCTGGCATCCGCTGTTCCCGATTGCCAAAAAACTGTGGACCGGCTCGTTCGTGTTGCTGACCGTGGGCCTGGACCTGCTCCTGCTGGGTGCCTGCGTGGGCTGGATCGAGTTGGGCGGCCACGCGGGCGGGTCGAGCTTCTTCACCGCGATGGGCAAGAACCCGCTGGCGATCTATCTGTTCTCCGAATTGTTCGTGGTCACCCTGCAGCTGGTCCGCGTGGCGCCGGGCATGGGCCTGTACGACTGGGTGGGAATCTCGGTGTTCCAGGCGCTGACGCCGGGTCCGCTGGGGTCGTTCCTGTGCGCGCTGGCCTACACCCTGGCCTGCTGGGCGCTGGCCTGGTGGCTGGATCGGCGCAGGATCTATATCCGATTGTGA